The following are from one region of the Hydrogenimonas sp. SS33 genome:
- a CDS encoding sugar transferase codes for MSDYTGYWPAYGVILLMFFYEGVYTRRYDFWHESRQILKALFFSFLIVMAILSLSKTPYNYSRAVIVLAFGFMAFFIPLFKNITKKLLYKAGIWKRSATIFGDDTFIREEIFGNPYLGYVEADESESQTVFVNSKGCDAETLRNIIDKEISARKEVVFIPLVNSYDLTQSIIYELTHARTNLIVFQNRLKSAPRRLFKTSFDYTISILLMPIILPILALIALWIKREEPKGSILFKQKRLGENGRLFVCYKFRTMVENGDGILKSYLKKNPEETEYYDKYHKYRNDPRITSVGAFLRKTSLDELPQIFNVLKNEMSLVGPRPYMPSEKTKMGEAADTIFLVKPGITGLWQVSGRSDVDFFQRIDMDVWYIRNWNLWMDILILLKTVKTVIVREGAF; via the coding sequence ATGTCCGACTATACAGGCTACTGGCCCGCCTATGGGGTCATTCTGCTCATGTTTTTCTATGAAGGTGTCTATACACGTCGGTACGACTTCTGGCACGAAAGCCGTCAGATACTCAAAGCGCTTTTCTTCTCCTTTCTTATAGTAATGGCAATTCTTTCTCTTTCCAAAACACCCTACAACTATTCACGTGCCGTTATAGTACTCGCTTTCGGTTTTATGGCTTTTTTCATTCCGCTCTTCAAAAACATAACCAAAAAACTGCTTTACAAAGCGGGAATATGGAAAAGGTCTGCCACGATTTTCGGAGACGACACTTTCATCAGAGAAGAGATTTTCGGAAACCCCTACCTCGGATATGTTGAAGCTGATGAGAGCGAATCACAGACTGTATTTGTCAATTCGAAAGGGTGCGATGCGGAGACCTTGCGTAACATCATAGACAAAGAGATTTCAGCACGGAAAGAGGTCGTTTTCATTCCTCTTGTCAACAGCTATGACCTCACCCAATCCATTATCTATGAACTGACACATGCACGTACCAACCTGATCGTTTTCCAAAACCGTCTCAAAAGTGCCCCCCGGCGTCTTTTCAAAACCTCTTTCGACTACACTATAAGCATACTCCTCATGCCCATTATACTTCCGATTCTCGCTCTTATCGCACTCTGGATAAAACGGGAAGAACCCAAGGGGTCGATTCTGTTTAAGCAGAAAAGACTCGGTGAGAACGGCAGGCTCTTTGTCTGCTATAAATTCCGTACCATGGTGGAAAACGGAGATGGGATTTTGAAATCCTACCTGAAAAAAAATCCGGAAGAGACAGAATATTATGACAAATATCATAAATACAGGAACGATCCGCGTATCACCAGTGTGGGCGCGTTTTTACGAAAAACTTCTCTGGACGAGCTTCCCCAGATTTTCAATGTTTTGAAAAATGAAATGAGCCTCGTCGGTCCACGGCCCTATATGCCCAGTGAAAAAACGAAAATGGGTGAAGCAGCCGATACCATATTTCTGGTAAAGCCGGGCATCACGGGCCTTTGGCAGGTGAGCGGACGAAGTGATGTGGATTTTTTCCAGCGAATCGACATGGATGTCTGGTACATCAGAAACTGGAACCTGTGGATGGATATTCTGATCCTGCTAAAAACCGTCAAAACCGTTATTGTCCGTGAAGGTGCATTTTGA
- a CDS encoding oligosaccharide flippase family protein: protein MINKIQRIINTQEKKRLINNYIALSVLQGANFIVPLIILPYLVRTLGTDVFGLVMFAQAFILYFNVIVDYGFSLSGVREVAIHRDNIHKLEEIFNSIMIIKLLLAIFSFFIMLGIIFIFEQFDHNYKLYIYTFGWVIGQAIFPIWFFQGIEKMKYITIFKILAQLMSLLAIVVFVNQPGDYLLVPIFNSFGFILVGIISIIIIIKEFKFKFSIPTYNILKKYFMESSHFFLSRAAVSIYTSSNAFVLGLFTNNTLVGHYSIAEKLYIALQALYMPIVNVLYPYVSKKRNITLYKKIFKLVILFNIAIIIVLYFITPYLVYLISGDFIEESIKVYRLFLIVALIVVPSILIGYPFLAALGYKNYANYSVVAAAIFHLVGLCTLAYFEAINIYSIVILLMFTQLTDFAIRFYGVKKYRLWKLG from the coding sequence TTGATCAATAAAATACAAAGAATTATCAACACGCAGGAAAAAAAAAGGTTAATAAATAATTATATAGCTTTATCTGTTTTGCAAGGTGCAAACTTTATTGTTCCTTTAATTATTCTCCCTTACCTTGTGAGAACTTTGGGAACCGATGTATTCGGGCTAGTCATGTTCGCTCAAGCTTTTATTCTATACTTCAATGTTATTGTAGATTATGGCTTTTCATTATCCGGAGTTAGAGAGGTTGCAATTCATCGAGACAATATTCACAAACTTGAAGAAATATTTAACTCTATCATGATTATTAAACTTCTGCTTGCTATCTTTTCTTTTTTTATTATGTTAGGTATTATATTTATATTTGAACAATTTGATCATAACTATAAACTCTACATCTATACTTTTGGATGGGTTATTGGACAAGCGATATTTCCAATTTGGTTTTTTCAAGGTATTGAAAAAATGAAATATATTACTATCTTTAAAATATTAGCTCAACTCATGTCACTATTGGCTATTGTAGTTTTTGTAAATCAACCCGGCGACTATCTACTCGTACCTATTTTCAACTCTTTTGGATTTATACTGGTTGGAATTATTTCTATCATTATCATTATAAAAGAGTTTAAGTTTAAATTTTCTATTCCTACCTATAATATTTTAAAAAAGTACTTTATGGAAAGTTCGCACTTTTTTCTCTCTCGTGCCGCTGTATCAATATATACTTCCAGTAATGCATTCGTACTTGGATTATTTACCAATAATACGCTTGTAGGACATTATTCAATTGCTGAAAAGCTATATATAGCTTTACAAGCTTTATATATGCCCATAGTTAATGTTCTCTATCCATACGTTTCTAAAAAAAGGAATATTACGCTCTATAAGAAAATCTTTAAACTAGTAATTTTATTCAATATCGCTATCATTATTGTACTTTATTTTATTACACCATACCTTGTATATTTAATTTCAGGTGATTTTATAGAAGAAAGTATAAAAGTTTACAGACTTTTTCTAATTGTCGCACTCATTGTTGTACCATCCATTCTCATAGGATATCCATTTTTGGCTGCATTAGGATATAAAAATTATGCAAACTATAGTGTTGTAGCGGCTGCAATTTTTCATTTGGTGGGTCTATGTACTCTTGCTTACTTTGAAGCAATTAATATCTATTCAATTGTTATTCTATTAATGTTTACACAATTGACAGATTTTGCAATAAGATTTTACGGCGTTAAAAAATATCGCCTTTGGAAGCTTGGCTAA
- a CDS encoding sugar phosphate nucleotidyltransferase, with product MKLFILAAGVGSRLFPMTKNTPKSLLDLGDGTTLLERQIENAIHSKYIDEVIIITGYKTEQIEAKVKDLGKQIKITIVYNPFYDVSNNLISLWCAHHLMNEDFIITNGDNIYKDTVYDTIITEALKKANTIQITLDYKEHYDDDDMKITFDENGYISRIHKDIPTENAKAESVGLVIVKGSKSQRIFVDQLLSLIKDKEYINKFWLEIFNALIQNHITIDHVEIDKDDWREMDFHPDMEIIKQEMLKKLI from the coding sequence ATGAAACTATTTATACTGGCAGCAGGAGTAGGTTCAAGACTTTTTCCTATGACAAAAAATACACCAAAATCACTTCTTGATCTCGGTGATGGTACAACATTATTGGAGCGCCAGATAGAAAATGCTATTCATTCAAAATATATCGATGAAGTAATTATTATTACCGGTTATAAAACTGAACAAATCGAAGCAAAGGTAAAAGATCTTGGAAAACAGATAAAAATCACCATTGTCTACAATCCATTCTATGATGTATCGAATAACCTCATCTCGTTGTGGTGTGCCCATCATTTGATGAACGAAGATTTTATCATTACAAATGGAGACAATATCTACAAAGATACAGTATACGACACCATTATCACAGAAGCATTAAAAAAGGCAAATACTATACAGATAACATTGGATTACAAAGAGCATTACGATGATGATGACATGAAAATAACATTCGATGAAAATGGTTATATTTCTCGGATACATAAAGATATCCCAACAGAAAATGCAAAAGCTGAGTCTGTAGGTCTTGTCATTGTCAAGGGAAGCAAATCCCAAAGAATCTTCGTAGATCAACTCCTTTCACTAATAAAGGATAAAGAGTATATAAACAAATTTTGGTTGGAAATTTTCAATGCATTAATTCAAAATCATATCACTATCGATCATGTCGAGATAGATAAAGACGATTGGCGTGAGATGGATTTTCATCCAGATATGGAAATTATTAAACAAGAAATGCTAAAAAAATTAATATAA
- a CDS encoding GDP-L-fucose synthase yields MQRESKIFVAGGTGLVGSAIVKNLVEKSYGNIVANYHSRKPDEELPIRWEKLDLLDPSAVQSFFQKEKPEYVFLAAAKVGGIVANNTYRAQFIYENLQIQNNIIHQSYLNGVKKLMFLGSTCIYPKACPQPMKEEYLLTGELEYTNEPYAIAKIAGIKMCESYNLQYGTNYISVMPTNLYGPNDNFDLEKSHVLPALIRKIHLGKALERNDWETIRKDLNKLPIEDINGTAKEEEILTILKKYGIKTHNTQHVTRNTDLNDVEIEIWGSGKPMREFLWSEDMADACVFLMEKRDFKDTFPPETKEVRNTHINIGTGKDISIRDLAYLIKEIIGYNGNFYFNTQKPDGTMKKLTDPSKLHALGWRHKVELDEGIRRIYNWYCNNG; encoded by the coding sequence ATGCAAAGAGAGTCTAAAATCTTCGTCGCCGGCGGCACCGGCCTCGTCGGCTCGGCCATCGTCAAGAACCTGGTCGAAAAAAGCTACGGAAATATCGTCGCTAACTACCACAGCCGAAAACCCGATGAAGAGCTGCCCATACGGTGGGAAAAGCTCGACCTTCTCGACCCGTCGGCCGTCCAATCCTTTTTCCAAAAAGAGAAACCAGAATACGTGTTTCTCGCCGCCGCCAAAGTGGGGGGCATCGTCGCCAACAATACCTACCGCGCCCAGTTCATCTACGAAAACCTCCAGATTCAAAACAACATCATCCACCAAAGCTATCTCAACGGCGTCAAAAAGCTGATGTTCCTGGGCTCCACCTGCATCTACCCCAAAGCGTGCCCCCAGCCGATGAAAGAGGAGTATCTGCTCACCGGCGAGCTGGAATACACCAACGAACCCTACGCCATCGCCAAGATCGCCGGCATCAAGATGTGTGAAAGCTACAACCTGCAGTACGGCACCAACTACATCTCGGTCATGCCCACCAACCTCTATGGGCCCAACGACAACTTCGACCTGGAAAAGAGCCACGTCCTCCCCGCTCTGATCAGAAAGATCCACCTCGGCAAAGCGCTGGAGCGAAACGACTGGGAGACGATCCGAAAAGATCTGAACAAATTGCCGATCGAAGACATAAACGGCACCGCCAAAGAAGAAGAAATTTTAACCATCCTTAAAAAGTACGGCATAAAAACACATAACACACAACACGTAACACGTAACACCGATCTCAACGATGTTGAGATCGAAATCTGGGGCAGCGGCAAACCGATGCGCGAATTCCTCTGGAGCGAAGACATGGCCGACGCCTGCGTCTTTCTGATGGAAAAGAGAGATTTCAAAGACACGTTCCCTCCCGAAACAAAAGAAGTGCGCAACACCCATATAAATATAGGAACGGGAAAGGATATCTCTATTAGGGATCTTGCCTATCTGATCAAAGAGATCATCGGATATAATGGCAACTTCTATTTCAATACCCAAAAGCCGGACGGCACGATGAAAAAGCTAACAGACCCTTCCAAACTGCATGCGTTGGGGTGGAGGCATAAGGTCGAACTCGATGAGGGGATAAGAAGAATTTACAATTGGTATTGCAATAACGGATAA
- a CDS encoding carbon-nitrogen hydrolase family protein: MKITLAQISVAASIQLNLQKIIKIIQEHKTNNLIIFPELALTSYNLEYITSLNQQIIDEALDKIQLQLSSHDQTVIVGTSRYNNEGNIYNSAAIITTQNILYYDKINLTKKDRSLFTPGKKMQTVDIESYRIGTIICRDQNDIELIQNYKKRKIDVMVQLSAHYYETEISLKKIDKNIAMPIARAIDCSCTWIKVNTVGQFENEMSLGNSMIVSPIGEVLRQGNKFTEEIITFTT; the protein is encoded by the coding sequence ATGAAAATCACTTTGGCTCAAATTAGTGTGGCGGCATCCATTCAACTCAACCTACAAAAGATTATCAAAATCATACAGGAACACAAAACAAACAATTTGATTATATTTCCGGAATTGGCATTGACAAGCTATAATCTTGAATATATTACATCTTTAAATCAACAAATTATCGATGAAGCATTAGATAAAATCCAACTTCAGCTCTCTTCACATGATCAAACAGTAATTGTTGGAACTTCTAGGTACAATAATGAAGGCAATATTTACAATTCTGCCGCTATAATAACGACTCAAAATATTCTTTATTATGATAAAATAAATTTAACGAAGAAAGATAGAAGTTTATTTACTCCGGGTAAAAAAATGCAGACTGTGGATATTGAAAGTTACCGAATCGGCACGATTATATGCCGAGATCAGAATGATATAGAACTTATACAAAACTATAAAAAAAGAAAGATAGATGTCATGGTGCAATTGAGTGCACATTACTATGAAACTGAAATTTCCTTGAAAAAAATAGATAAAAATATTGCAATGCCAATTGCTAGGGCGATCGATTGTTCTTGCACATGGATTAAAGTGAATACGGTAGGGCAATTTGAAAATGAAATGTCTTTGGGAAACAGCATGATTGTTTCTCCTATTGGTGAAGTCTTGAGACAAGGCAACAAATTCACAGAAGAAATTATTACTTTTACTACCTAG
- a CDS encoding WcaI family glycosyltransferase produces MKNNITFISINFYPEDSAIGLYSTQMAEYLSEKGYEVSVITGFPYYPEWEIRKEYIDKPKYITEKKENITIYRYKQYVPSKPSFKTRTLHLLDFTWGSFFNLFKIGKSDLVISVVPFTSTIFLGKVLSWRKNAKLWVHIQDFEVDAILDSGIVSNTSGFKKTLFDMLFWIEKRLLNSADITSTISYSMMEKLKTKTTSPRYYFPNWIDDDFIDPKKAKRHPYLKSDRFKILYSGNIGAKQDWDFFLRVVEHFRHDTNIEFVVVGAGANKKWLVEQTNGIDNVAHHMPVEYEVLPDLLCSADMHILFQKNDVIDAVMPSKLLGMMGSRRPSVVTGNMASEVATVFEKSNGGLFFDSSDFQGVVDALERLSKSPAECEKMGSNARDYVVEHFSKEKVLSNFEEKVQSLLK; encoded by the coding sequence TTGAAAAACAACATTACATTCATAAGCATCAATTTTTACCCTGAAGATAGTGCCATAGGTTTGTATTCCACCCAAATGGCCGAATATCTTTCGGAAAAAGGTTATGAAGTCAGTGTCATAACCGGATTTCCCTACTATCCGGAGTGGGAAATACGTAAAGAGTATATAGACAAACCGAAATACATAACGGAAAAAAAAGAAAACATAACCATATATAGATACAAACAATATGTTCCCTCCAAACCGTCCTTCAAAACCAGAACCCTTCATCTTCTCGATTTTACATGGGGAAGCTTTTTCAACCTTTTCAAGATTGGAAAAAGCGATCTCGTCATTTCGGTCGTGCCCTTTACCAGCACCATATTCCTGGGCAAAGTTCTTTCATGGCGAAAAAATGCCAAACTTTGGGTGCATATTCAGGATTTTGAGGTAGATGCCATTCTTGACAGTGGAATCGTCTCAAATACATCCGGATTCAAAAAAACTCTTTTCGACATGCTCTTTTGGATAGAGAAAAGGTTGCTGAACAGTGCCGACATTACAAGCACCATCAGTTATTCCATGATGGAAAAGCTCAAAACGAAAACTACTTCACCCCGGTACTACTTTCCAAACTGGATAGATGATGATTTCATCGATCCCAAGAAGGCGAAAAGGCACCCCTATCTCAAAAGTGATCGGTTTAAAATTCTCTACTCCGGCAATATCGGTGCGAAACAGGATTGGGATTTTTTTCTTCGTGTCGTGGAACATTTTCGCCATGACACAAACATAGAGTTCGTCGTCGTTGGCGCGGGCGCCAACAAAAAGTGGCTAGTCGAACAGACAAATGGCATAGACAACGTCGCACACCATATGCCTGTGGAATACGAAGTGCTTCCCGATCTGCTTTGCAGTGCCGACATGCATATACTCTTTCAAAAGAATGATGTTATCGATGCCGTCATGCCCTCCAAACTTCTGGGAATGATGGGAAGCCGGAGACCTTCGGTAGTTACCGGCAACATGGCTTCGGAAGTGGCGACGGTATTCGAAAAATCGAACGGCGGTCTATTTTTCGACAGCAGCGATTTTCAAGGTGTTGTCGATGCGCTTGAACGTCTTTCCAAATCTCCTGCGGAATGTGAAAAGATGGGAAGTAATGCCCGAGATTATGTTGTCGAGCATTTCTCTAAAGAGAAAGTGCTGAGTAATTTCGAGGAGAAGGTTCAAAGCCTGTTAAAGTGA
- a CDS encoding Wzz/FepE/Etk N-terminal domain-containing protein, with amino-acid sequence MNEKKKASQNEPQVVIPYGYMPYCQPEEDEIDLRELWNIIKKRKKTVWWTTGVVFLAALVYILFATAQYEAKATLKIGSQLVKMEDGSMQVIPFDGAINLKNYVDVKYDTTGKYREKNQTDYIDNVSVPKKSNLFINISALGRNNKEAVETLSVALNDILEKHRQYYNSIRERRKDEIETKKEQIAYYLKNELPKLKKNLDLVKSVELKKINEKINLLKSIDIKKVENRINFLLNQRIPALKEKIKASRTEIDNKKKSIERMMSRLNDAAKNDPALATMTAMQIANLQNDISRLKLRIIDYESEIRKIEEEIIPSLKNEKVRLIKQRLTDLEAEKRRILEVRIPEIEAKIEKLPKMIIPNLRNEIKQTELSMKPPYLVMTSIVGHIYTHDYPVKPKKKLVLAVALITGLMLGLFLAFFKEFLSKEPEHVS; translated from the coding sequence ATGAACGAAAAGAAAAAAGCGTCACAAAACGAACCTCAGGTTGTCATCCCCTACGGCTACATGCCCTATTGCCAGCCGGAAGAGGATGAAATCGATCTGAGGGAGTTGTGGAACATCATCAAAAAAAGAAAAAAAACGGTGTGGTGGACTACGGGAGTGGTTTTTCTGGCCGCTTTGGTCTATATTTTGTTCGCCACTGCCCAATATGAAGCCAAGGCTACGCTGAAAATAGGGAGTCAGCTCGTCAAAATGGAAGACGGTTCCATGCAAGTCATTCCCTTCGATGGCGCGATCAACCTGAAAAATTATGTCGATGTCAAATACGACACCACCGGCAAGTACAGGGAAAAAAACCAGACCGACTACATCGACAACGTGTCGGTCCCCAAGAAGTCCAATCTTTTCATCAACATCTCTGCCCTGGGCAGAAACAACAAAGAAGCTGTCGAAACCCTTTCCGTGGCACTAAACGATATTTTGGAAAAACATCGCCAGTACTACAATTCTATACGCGAGCGGCGGAAGGATGAGATAGAGACGAAAAAGGAGCAGATCGCCTACTATCTGAAAAATGAGTTGCCGAAACTCAAAAAAAACCTCGACCTCGTCAAAAGCGTGGAACTGAAGAAGATCAATGAAAAAATCAATCTACTCAAAAGCATCGATATCAAAAAAGTCGAAAACCGGATCAATTTTCTTCTCAACCAGAGAATCCCGGCCCTTAAGGAAAAAATCAAAGCTTCACGGACCGAAATAGACAACAAGAAAAAATCGATAGAGCGTATGATGTCCCGTTTGAACGACGCGGCGAAAAACGATCCGGCACTGGCGACCATGACAGCCATGCAGATTGCGAATCTGCAAAACGACATTTCCAGGCTGAAACTGCGCATCATCGATTATGAGTCGGAAATCAGGAAGATAGAAGAGGAGATCATCCCCTCTTTGAAAAACGAAAAAGTGCGGCTGATAAAGCAGAGGCTGACCGATCTCGAAGCGGAAAAGAGGCGCATCCTGGAAGTCAGGATTCCGGAAATCGAAGCGAAGATCGAAAAACTTCCAAAGATGATCATCCCCAATCTCAGAAACGAGATCAAGCAGACGGAACTCTCGATGAAACCGCCCTACCTGGTCATGACTTCGATCGTGGGCCATATCTACACCCACGACTATCCCGTCAAACCAAAGAAGAAACTGGTGCTCGCCGTCGCATTGATCACCGGACTGATGCTGGGACTATTTTTGGCTTTTTTCAAAGAGTTTCTAAGCAAAGAACCCGAACATGTCTCCTAA
- the asnB gene encoding asparagine synthase (glutamine-hydrolyzing), with protein MCGILGQISFKNTQQWNIVKFEKSLSLQKHRGPDDKGIYTDDRVILGHRRLSIIDLDSHAKQPMISKCKNFVIVFNGEIYNYQEIKEQLKQKGYSFHTKSDTEVLLNAFIEYGIDAVKQFIGMFAFAIYDKKNAKVYIVRDRLGIKPLYYYQDENNFTFSSEIKSILALNDIERKIDLDAVSSYFSFRYPILDNTFFDGLLSLPPAHYIELTNHSLKIKEYWNVSNQFLEQQNDKGEEFYIKELKKILESSVKYRMISDVPFGSFLSGGVDSSVITAIMAKSSNTPIKTFTIGFEEEGYNEFDFAKMIADRYHTEHREILISGENYIDTMEHLIDYKDAPLSVPNEVPLYLMSKELKKYITVVLSGEGADEIFGGYGRIFRSPYDYERMKHIDEVDWTEQEKEEFCINFIRKYGVMCFQHEVDHFINIYSYTSLKEKKELLDETIDLDGIEKKFIEKFLRYFNELKNESYYNRLMYTFEKIHIVGLLQRVDMTTMATSVEARVPFVDHRVVEFAFTIPLKYKLKWKSEEDKFMSKLLMSDKISEVHDTPKYILKKAYEDMIPTEVLYRKKMGFPVPLNNWFGGHFNEYAKNILLDDKARKRGLYNIKNIKKWLNSDRLGKDHSFAMKIWMLINLELFCRKYFDENHFGSN; from the coding sequence ATGTGTGGAATTTTAGGACAAATTTCATTTAAAAATACTCAACAATGGAACATTGTTAAGTTTGAGAAGTCTTTGTCACTACAAAAACACAGAGGGCCTGATGATAAAGGTATTTATACTGATGATAGAGTAATTTTAGGACATCGAAGGCTTAGTATTATCGATCTCGACTCACATGCAAAGCAGCCCATGATCTCGAAATGTAAAAACTTTGTTATTGTTTTTAATGGGGAGATTTATAATTACCAAGAGATCAAAGAGCAGTTAAAGCAAAAAGGATATTCTTTTCATACAAAAAGCGATACAGAAGTTCTTCTCAATGCTTTCATCGAATATGGTATTGACGCCGTTAAACAATTTATTGGAATGTTCGCATTTGCAATTTATGATAAGAAAAATGCAAAAGTTTATATTGTTCGGGACAGACTAGGGATTAAACCACTTTATTATTATCAGGATGAAAACAATTTTACATTTTCATCCGAAATCAAATCTATCCTTGCTTTAAATGATATTGAACGTAAAATAGACCTTGATGCGGTCTCATCCTATTTCTCATTTCGTTATCCGATTCTGGACAATACATTTTTCGATGGCTTGCTTTCTCTTCCTCCGGCACATTACATTGAATTAACAAACCATTCACTAAAGATCAAAGAATATTGGAATGTTTCTAATCAGTTTTTGGAGCAACAAAATGACAAAGGTGAAGAGTTTTACATCAAAGAATTGAAAAAAATCCTTGAATCTTCGGTCAAATATAGAATGATATCCGATGTACCTTTTGGCTCTTTTTTATCTGGCGGTGTTGATTCGAGTGTAATTACGGCTATTATGGCGAAATCATCCAACACTCCAATAAAAACATTTACAATCGGTTTTGAAGAAGAAGGTTACAACGAATTTGATTTTGCCAAGATGATTGCAGACAGATATCACACAGAACATCGTGAAATTCTTATATCCGGTGAAAACTATATAGATACTATGGAGCATCTTATCGACTATAAAGACGCACCTCTCTCAGTTCCGAACGAAGTACCGCTTTATCTTATGTCAAAAGAGCTGAAAAAATATATTACCGTCGTCCTATCAGGAGAAGGTGCAGATGAAATTTTCGGTGGATATGGCCGTATTTTCCGTTCACCTTACGACTATGAGAGAATGAAGCATATCGACGAAGTTGATTGGACTGAACAGGAAAAGGAAGAATTCTGCATAAACTTCATACGCAAATACGGAGTGATGTGTTTCCAACATGAGGTAGATCATTTTATAAATATCTACAGCTACACTTCTTTGAAAGAAAAAAAAGAGTTGCTAGATGAAACAATTGATCTTGATGGTATTGAAAAAAAATTCATTGAAAAATTCCTTCGATATTTTAATGAATTGAAAAATGAATCCTATTACAACAGACTTATGTATACTTTTGAAAAAATTCATATTGTTGGTCTTCTCCAAAGAGTTGATATGACAACAATGGCAACATCGGTCGAAGCACGCGTTCCTTTTGTTGATCACAGAGTTGTCGAATTTGCTTTTACTATCCCATTGAAATACAAACTCAAATGGAAGAGCGAAGAAGATAAATTTATGTCAAAACTCCTGATGAGTGACAAGATTTCAGAAGTTCACGATACACCAAAATACATTTTGAAAAAAGCCTATGAGGACATGATACCAACGGAAGTACTCTATCGTAAAAAGATGGGGTTTCCTGTTCCCTTAAATAACTGGTTTGGCGGACATTTCAATGAGTATGCCAAAAACATTCTCCTAGATGACAAGGCACGAAAAAGGGGGCTATACAATATCAAAAACATAAAAAAGTGGCTGAACAGCGATAGGCTTGGAAAAGATCACTCATTTGCCATGAAAATCTGGATGCTGATCAATTTGGAACTCTTTTGTAGGAAATATTTCGATGAAAATCACTTTGGCTCAAATTAG
- a CDS encoding CDP-glycerol glycerophosphotransferase family protein, translating to MNRNFIRMISAILNIPLIFISYIVPRNKNLWLFGNFKGYFDNPKYIYEKLNKSGKNVKCIWITKSKLEYKKLKQKNIDVEYYLSLRGLYLSYRAGIVFLTNGFSDLNRIASMGAYVVQLWHGMPIKKIQLDSEIDTKISLPLLGPILTIFHKLLMRTVNQNIDLFIVNNEKEQHRISRAFGISKNKVVILGSPRLEIIQDKNLSKNICKKLQNINKNCKVKILYAPSWRENGWDENHFIHNYKKIDKALKKLNACIYIKTHPLTSLEEVELWNIKKIENIYLLNESAFNDINQIYNCVDILITDFSSLIYDFSSLSKPIIFFIPDLETYEANRGFYENPVLIAENKINKTWDQLINEIENVIKNGKCNSIEKFNKVDNSKNINRIIEYLESRI from the coding sequence ATGAATAGAAATTTTATCCGAATGATTTCTGCAATACTAAATATACCACTAATATTTATTTCTTATATTGTACCTAGAAATAAAAATTTATGGTTATTTGGTAATTTTAAAGGTTATTTTGATAATCCTAAATATATATATGAAAAACTTAATAAATCTGGAAAAAATGTTAAATGTATTTGGATTACTAAATCTAAATTGGAATATAAAAAATTAAAACAAAAAAATATAGATGTTGAATATTATTTATCTTTACGTGGTTTATACTTGTCCTATCGTGCTGGAATTGTTTTTTTGACTAATGGTTTTTCCGATTTAAATCGAATTGCATCAATGGGCGCTTATGTTGTCCAATTATGGCATGGTATGCCAATAAAGAAAATTCAATTAGACTCAGAAATAGATACAAAAATTTCTCTACCTTTACTTGGCCCAATATTAACAATATTTCATAAATTACTCATGAGAACTGTAAATCAAAATATAGATTTATTTATTGTAAATAACGAAAAAGAACAGCATAGAATAAGCAGAGCTTTTGGGATAAGTAAAAATAAAGTTGTAATACTTGGATCTCCTAGATTGGAAATCATCCAAGATAAAAATTTATCAAAAAATATTTGTAAAAAACTGCAAAACATTAATAAAAATTGTAAAGTAAAAATTTTATATGCACCTTCTTGGAGAGAGAATGGTTGGGATGAAAATCATTTTATTCATAATTATAAAAAAATTGATAAAGCTTTAAAGAAATTAAACGCCTGCATATACATAAAAACACATCCATTAACATCTCTCGAAGAAGTTGAATTATGGAATATTAAAAAAATAGAAAATATATACTTATTAAATGAGAGTGCATTCAATGATATTAATCAAATATATAATTGTGTTGATATTCTTATCACTGATTTTTCTAGCTTAATTTATGATTTTTCCAGCCTATCAAAACCTATTATTTTTTTTATTCCCGACTTAGAAACATATGAAGCCAATAGAGGATTTTATGAAAATCCAGTATTAATAGCAGAAAACAAAATAAATAAAACATGGGATCAATTAATTAATGAAATTGAAAATGTAATAAAAAATGGCAAATGTAACTCTATTGAAAAGTTTAACAAAGTAGATAATTCTAAAAATATTAATAGAATTATAGAATATTTAGAAAGTAGAATATGA